In Pan paniscus chromosome 1, NHGRI_mPanPan1-v2.0_pri, whole genome shotgun sequence, the DNA window agcaggagaattgcttgaacctggaaggtgaaggttgcagtgagtcgagatcacgccaactgcactccagtctagggacagggcaagactccatctcaaaaaaaaaaaaaaagaatgaaactggtcCCTTATCTCTTCCTATAtacaactcaagatggattaaagacttcaactATAAAAACTATTCGAAAAAAAATcataggggctgggcatggtggctcacgccctgtaatcccagtactttgagaagtagaggcaagaggatcacttgagcctcagagtTTGAGATTAGCTTGGGTAACATCAGcgagacccgtctctacaaaaattaaaaggattgcttgagcctaggaggtggaggctgcagtgagccacgatcatgctactgcactccaacctgagtgagaccctgtcaaaacaaacaaacaaacaaacacattggttccaggcaaagatttcatgactaaggATGCAAAAGCACAACTGTAATAAATATAGACAAATGCGAtcatattaaactaaaaagcttctatacAACAAGGGGAAAcagcagagtgaagagaaaacttactgaatggaagaaaatatgtaaaCTTAATGTCCAgagtatacaaggaactcaaataacaataaaaaaaaataatcccattaaaaagtgggctaaggacatgaatagacatttctcacaTGAAAATATTCAAGTGGCCAACAGATAcctggaaaaatgctcaacatcactagacatcagggaaatgcaaattaaatccataATGAGATATGATCTTACCCTAGgaagaatggtgattattaaaacgtcaaaaaataacagatgctggcaaggatgcacagaaaagggaattcttatacactgttggtaggaatacaaattggtacaaccactgtggaaaatagtatggagattcctcaaaaaattatgaataaaactaccATAGAATATAGTAATCACAATGTtgagtatttacccaaaggaataagCATCTGTATATCAAAGGGATGCCTCCATTTGCACGTTTAGCatagcactattgacaatagcagcagtcaggcgtggtggctcacacctataatcccagcactttgggagtccaaggagggaggactgcttgagttcaggagttcaagaccagcctaggcaacatagggagaatgcatctctacaaaaaatttaaaaaatagccaggtgtggtggcacacacctgtagtcacagctactcaggaggctgagttgggaaggTTGCTTAAGCCCCACAAGTTTGAGtctgctgcagtgagctgggctggtgccactacactccagcctgggcaacagaatgagacactgtcttaaaaacacaaaacaaaacaaaaaacccagaaccaATAGCAAAGAACAAAGAGGGagtcaatctaaatgcccattgacagacaaatgaaaaaaatgtcgtatatatacacaatggaatattatttggccattaaaaaagaatgaaatcatgtcatttgcagcaacataaatgGAAATGGAGGCATGTTACATGAAGTAagtcaggtacagaaagacagaTGCCACGTTCCTACtcttatgtgggagctaaaaaaaagctgatcccaggccaggcacggtggctcatgcctgtaatcccaacactttgggaggctgaagcgggtggatcacctgaggtcaggagttcgagaccagcctggcaaacatggtgaaaccccgtctctactaaaaaacacaaaattagctgggtgtggtggcaggcacctgtagtcccagctacttggaaggctgaggcaggagaatcgcttgaacccgggaggcagaggttggagtgagccgagatcacgccactgcactccagcctggggggcaacagagcgagactcgtctccaaaaaaaaaaagaaaaaaaaaattgatcccacagagatagagaatacatactagaggctgggaagggtgtccAGGGTGGGTAAAGAGAGGCTGATTAGTGGGTGCATAGTTAGAATAAGCCCCAATATTctatagcacagtagggtgactacgtATTATATATTAGTAACAATGTACTCTAATTTCAGCATAGCTAGAAGACAGAACTTGAAGTGTTACCAATAAGTAGAAATGATACTCAAGGTGTACCTCAAGGTGATACACCCCAAGTACCCTGACCTGATCATCACATTCTATTCATGTAACAAATACTCACATgtacacaatatgtaaaatacttCGTATCAATAAAAGATACtgtagctgaaaaattcctactgCCTAGTGACGTCCTAGCCATAGGAATGTCATAGCGCAACATGTTACTCGTGTTTGTAGTGATGCCGGTAATAAACAAATCTACCACACTACCAGTCACATAAAGTATAGCACAATTATATACAGCTTGTAATAATAAATGACTGTTAATGGCTTATGTATTTACTACATGacactgtaataaaatatatgcctagtatgttttttaaaagttaacttttaACTGTTAGccccaggcaggtccttcaggaggtattccagcaGGCACTGTTATTGTTATCAAAGGAGATGacagttccattcatgttactgcccctgaagacctttcaGTGGGACAAGTGTGTAGGTAAAAGACAGTGATATGGAGAATCACAAGTTTATCTAAATAACAAACCAGCACACATCCCCCTTGAACCTACaagttaaacttttttaaaaaagcttacaGGTAAGTATGTATTTTCATAAAGTTGTAGTTTTAAGTTAAGAGTCAAAAAGTTCTTAAAAATTAgtttgtggctgggcgcagtggctcacacctgtaatcccagcactttgggaggccaaagcgggtggatcatgaggtcagcagttcgagaccatcctgaccaacatggtgaaaccttgtctctactaaaaattcaaaaattagctgggcgcggtggcgcgtgcctgtagtcccagctactcaggaggctgaggcaggagaatcacttgaacccaggaggcctccgccattgcactccagcctgggtgacacagcaagactccgtctcaaaaaaaaaaaaaaaaaaaaaaggtaaatggaAAATACCTTTTATCCggctaattttgaaatttttgtagagatgaggtcttgttattttacccaggttggtctcaaattcctggtctcccaagatgctgggattacaggcctgaggtaCCATGCCCACCCTTCTGTACCTCTTCTGTGCTTAGACACACAAATATTTAAcactgtgttataattgcctgtATTCAGCAGTTACATGCTGTACAGgtctgtagcctaggagcaataggctataccatataggtTTGCATACATACTCAATACCTttgctctttccttcctttgttgAATTCACCTGGCGAAGCCCTAGTTAAATCCAACTCCCCACCTGCTGGTAATTCTGCATGTCCCTAGTACATTTGTTTTCCCATTCCCAAGACAACTATTTCacatctttttctctttaaatcttCAACATCCCTTCAGGCCCCTTTCTGTTTGCTTTCCAAGACACACTACAATAACCCTaagactttatatatttttattattattttgagacggagtctccctctgtcaccaggctggagtgcagtggcgcgatctcagctcactgcaacctccgcctcccagtttcaagcaactcccttgcctcagcctcctgagtagccgggacctcccagtttcaagcaactctcttgcctcagccaccccaagtagctgggactacaggtgcctgcccccacacctggctaatttttgtatttttagtagagacgggggtttcaccatgttggccaggatggtctcaatctcttgacttcgtgatccacacgcctctgcctctcaaagtgaggggattacaggtgtgagccaccacgcccggcctaataaCCCTAAGACTTTAAAACTGAAATACATATAATCACTGGATGAACTGACTAGTCTtaatatccataaacatggaaaaaaaatccactgtCTTTTGATCGTTCCACTCCCTTCCATAAAGATCCATAGATACACTCCTAACTACATTTCCTTGATAGTATCATGAgaatatgtgtttatattttctagaCATTACTATACAGAAACACAACTAGCCAATTATAAACACTCAAATTTGACTGCAAtatcttttggattttctgtGTGGCCAGCATCACCTATGCATGACAATTATTTCTTCCAAATCCTTCCGTTTTTTTAACTGTACCGCCCTAGGTCTTCCAGTGCAACGTTCAAAAGAAACTATGACACACTCGCTTTTTTCCTCACTTCCTGCTCTCCTGTGCTCACACTGCTCAAGTTCACTCTGCTCCAAATGGCACATCTCTTccggaagacacacacacacacacacacacacacacacacacacacacacacaaaggaatacAGGTTATCTCACAATTGCTAAGGCTGGGGAACCAGGCTCAGTGTCACCATCTAGGTGAGGCAGAGAGGAGGAAACCATTGCTGTTGCAGCATCACCAAAGCACAGCTACTACCCTCACTAGCAAAAGGAGTTTGCATAGCTTCCTAGCAATGTCTCCAGGTCTCATGTTGGTGTATCTGATTGGCAGAACAGGTTCTAAACCTTGATCTTGGCTGCAAGTTTTCTGGGTAGTTTTTGAGATGTATAGCCTCTGTAGTCCTTACAAATAATCCTTAAGTACACAAAATACTGGGCAACAGAACACGAGACAGTATCTAAAAACATGTACGTAGTTCTGTTTCCAACACTAGCACGTAAGATTGTATTCCCCCAAACAACTGTCCTCCTCAACGTGTTTTCGAGAATTTCATTCTAACATTATTGGATGTTTAACCAATGTTGTTGGTCTTCCCATTTCCATGATATCCTAATACAGATGCTCTTCAATTTACGATGGGTCAATGTCCCCATAAACCACAAGTCAGAAAATCATTAAGTTGAAACTGCATTTAATGTTGGCAACACTGCAGTCAACTTACAAtggtttcatttatgatttttcaactctgtgatgcCATGAAAACAATGTtgattcagtagaaaccataacCCCACTAAAAGCCCCTAAGTCAAACCACTGTTTAAGTCAGGGACTGTGTGCGTCTGCAGTTGTAAGTAATAGTTTAGATGCTACCAACTGTTGAAGTTTCAGGTCCATTGCACTCTTGCCAACACAGTATTTTCATAAACACCAGCAAGAAATAGGCTCACTTCTGCAGTACAGATATTTACACTAAGTagggttaaaaatttttttttgagtagtCTCTTATCAAGTCCTCTGCAAAGAGTTAGTCCCAAGCAGGAGACGACTTCCACAGCACTGCAGGATTCCTGATGTGCCACTCTGGCCTACTCCCGACCCCTACTGTCTGCTTCCCCTGGGCCCTGATAGCTGGCCAGGATGATCTGGAGTGTTTCGGGGCAGCAGTCACTATCAACTACATGACTATTTCACAAAGCAAGCCAAAGAACATCTAACAAAACATTAGAAAACAAAAgccagaggccgggtgcggtggctcacacctgtaatcccagcactttgggaggctgaggcgggcagatcacaaggtcaagagatcaagaccatcctggctaacacagtgcaaccccacctctattaaaaatacaaaaattagctgggtgtggtggcacacgcctgtactcccagctactagggtggccgaagcaggagaatcgcttaaacctagaggtggaggttgcagtgagccaagatcgtgccactgtactccagcctggtgacagaacaagactccgtctcaaaaagagaaaagatcagCCAGACTAGGCTTAGGATATAAGGTGTTGAGAACCACATAATTACAAGCTCACCAACCTCCATGTTCCTAAGCAGCTTTCCCATGGGTTTTATATTACTTGTTTCCATCTCTAGGACCTAAGGAGCTGAACCAATATTTGATGACCACACCAGGCAGTGTGACAGGTTCTCCTAACACTTCAATTGGCATCTTCAATTGACACACTGAAACAAATTCTCCCAAAGTGACAAAACTAAGTGGAGCAGGATGAGAGTCTGGTCGGTCTAGGCTAGAGCAATGCCCTTTTAAACAATGCCTCACAGCCAAAGGGACCCACCCAAAATCTACACTCTCAAGTCTTTCTTACAAATGAGCTAAATCCTTCAATGAAAAATGGCCAGGTTATCAGagtatgtattttctaatttttagtatGGGCCCACAGGCATGCCACTTAAAGGATTAGAGATTTTGAGACATTTTACCTGAGGGAATTACCAGTGAGCATCATCTATTTGTAGACTGGGTCAAGCTAAGGGTCCTATAAATAGCTAAATACTTACAAACTAAAGCAAAACTAGACAAATTTACACAAAGACAATTATTTAAGACCTTTATTAACAGGTGCTTGCAGTTTGTtgacttttttgaaaaaatcaagttGTAAACttttattacaaattaaaaatgaagttctTAAAAATCTCAACTTGACCAGatatgaaacaatttaaaaacctttaaagGCGTATTGAGAAAAaccaggcttttttaaaaaacacgttTGTTATTACCAAAAAGAGACGTCTttaggtaaaaataataaaaaccccaTGCTGCATAGATAATGCAGATAGTTCTATTTATCTGGTCAACGGGCAAAAAGCAAGCACTTAAGGTCTTCAGctccaatcttttgttcatttcttattgCTGGAATTTCATATTTCTTCTTGTTGGATGACtaaactgtaaagaaaaaaataaagatgatcaTGTAGAATTCATGGTGATCTTCATTTAGTGTAGTACATGCCCTAGTTTACATTACTTGTGTATTGGGAGACATTAACAGATCTTTTGCCATCCAGCAAATAGTAAACGGGAAAAAACCAAAAGCACCACTGGTTGAATGCTAATTTTGGAGGGAACAACAATCACGTACCTCTCGATATCATGTAAAAAGCGGAATGAAAAAGAATCCCTTAATTTTGGAATTAACGGTAATAAAAACAAGTGAGCTAATGAGCTAAAGTAACAAGAACGTAATTGTATCATGTGGTCTGCcagagaattattattattaatctacAGGCAGTTTAAATAAACCATGATAAACCACGTGTCATTCTCCTAGGAGTTCTTTAGACACAAAACACTCTCATCTTTTTCCGGGAACAACataaaccaacaacaaaaaaacaattagaaatgatTAAAAGATTATATTAATGTTGCCACTTTCTCCAGACTCTATTTGTCACCATCTAGGTTAATTCTAATAGCTATCCCCACTTCCTTTTTGAAATAATGcataaataataatgtaattaaCATATTTCTCAGAATACAGCTAGCAAAACTTTCCTCTGTTTACTAGTGAAATCATAAAATTCATTCAGAAAAGTTGATAGAAAGCACTAATAGTTCAAAATACTCATGAAAATACAGGTCTCCAGTGTCAGAATTGAGAACTAGCTGAAGGGTGGCCAAATATGACTCTGATATTCAATATtcctaaaatgaaatattaggtAATTAAGAATAGGGCAGAACACATTATAAATAACATGGCTTTCATTATCTGATGGAACTGAGGTTTTTCTACTCTTGCATTAATAAAACGAAATGGTCACCACTCACGACTGCCATAAATGGATGGCCATCCAAGCTTGCTTACCCGGATGATGGTAGAGATGGTAAGCCGGCATTTACTCAGCCCCGCCCTGCTCAGCCTCGGGAGCGGACGAATTCTCAGCTGGTGGATCGGCTGCTTTTGTCTCTTTGCCATCTTGTGGTTTAGGGTTTTCTGGGCGTCTGCGTCGGTAATTGAAGTTGCGGCGGTACCGACGTTGAGGTGGCTGCTGACCTTGGGTCTCATCTCCttgattttctttatcttcttcatTGCCGTCCTCTCTAGGCTGTCTTTGGCGAGGAGGGCCCCTGCAATGAACGATGTCAAACTTAAGAATGATAAAACCTTCTCTCTTCAACACACCCACCAGTGTAACCAGTTGGTTCACAACTAACTCACCATGTCTGGCCCATTCTGTATGAAGTGGTCTGTAGGCAATTTGTGTAAAGAGatgggtttttttgggggggggggtggggtggggtgctgAGTAGGggaagagtcttgctttgttgcccaggctaaagtgccatggcatgatgacagctcactgtggcctcaatctcccaggctcaagtgatcttcccacctcagactcctgagtaactgggactacaggcaagcccCCCACGTCTCATTAATGTCTGATTTTTAGTAGCGATGtgttgctatgtttcccaggctggtcttgaattcctgacctcaagctatcctcccttcttggcctcccaaacagtgctgggattacaggcttgagtcttTTAATCACCAAGATAAAGATACTAAATTTCGGGATTTTCTTTCCCCCAGTG includes these proteins:
- the YBX1 gene encoding Y-box-binding protein 1 isoform X3, with product MRRPYGRRPQYSNPPVQGEVMEGADNQGAGEQGRPVRQNMYRGYRPRFRRGPPRQRQPREDGNEEDKENQGDETQGQQPPQRRYRRNFNYRRRRPENPKPQDGKETKAADPPAENSSAPEAEQGGAE